Proteins encoded within one genomic window of Variovorax sp. OAS795:
- a CDS encoding SDR family oxidoreductase, translating to MSFDPVSRLDGKVAVITGGLGAIGYATAVRLAALGATCVLLHRKGDDAAARAAALPSAHGQRHTAIRADIVDTPSLQAAAAEVKAAHGRCDILVNSAGHTQPVAAADLDALTDELIDDLLRANFRGVFATIRAFAPMLKESGDGLVANISSIAGFTGVGSNLAYVAAKAGLDVVGDALAKALAPAVRVVSVSPGAVESGFVPGRGAEFAGKMASTTPLGRIGKPDDVAAAVEALATTMRFVTGTRIVVDGGRHL from the coding sequence ATGAGCTTCGATCCTGTTTCCCGACTCGACGGCAAGGTCGCCGTCATCACCGGTGGCCTCGGCGCCATCGGCTATGCGACGGCCGTGCGGCTGGCCGCGCTCGGCGCCACCTGCGTGCTGCTGCATCGCAAGGGCGACGATGCCGCCGCGCGCGCCGCCGCCCTGCCCTCGGCGCACGGACAGCGCCACACGGCGATCCGCGCCGACATCGTCGACACACCGAGCCTGCAGGCCGCCGCCGCCGAGGTGAAGGCCGCGCACGGGCGTTGCGACATCCTGGTCAACAGCGCGGGTCACACGCAGCCTGTTGCTGCCGCCGACCTGGACGCGCTGACCGACGAGCTCATCGACGACCTGCTGCGCGCCAACTTCCGCGGCGTGTTCGCGACCATCCGCGCCTTTGCGCCGATGCTGAAGGAAAGCGGCGACGGCCTCGTCGCCAACATCTCGTCGATCGCGGGCTTCACGGGCGTGGGCAGCAACCTCGCCTACGTCGCGGCCAAGGCGGGGCTCGACGTGGTGGGCGATGCATTGGCCAAGGCGCTGGCGCCGGCGGTGCGCGTGGTGTCGGTGTCGCCGGGTGCGGTCGAGTCGGGCTTCGTGCCGGGCCGCGGCGCAGAGTTTGCCGGCAAGATGGCAAGCACCACGCCGCTCGGGCGCATCGGCAAGCCCGACGACGTGGCCGCCGCGGTCGAGGCGCTGGCCACGACGATGCGCTTCGTCACCGGCACGCGCATCGTGGTCGATGGAGGGCGCCACCTGTGA
- a CDS encoding cupin domain-containing protein, with the protein MHVTRFSEAPHYEAPNHFDMRCLRLQGKEAGPSTQMWMGMSQILPGGHTGLDGSPMEKLYLVLEGQLHVVGELDGTHQEEVLGPYDSCRFAPGEKRQLENRGNRPVLVALVMPNAPPAP; encoded by the coding sequence ATGCACGTGACCCGTTTCAGCGAGGCGCCGCACTACGAGGCGCCCAACCACTTCGACATGCGCTGCCTGCGCCTGCAAGGCAAGGAAGCCGGCCCATCGACGCAGATGTGGATGGGCATGAGCCAGATCCTGCCCGGCGGCCATACGGGCCTCGATGGCTCGCCGATGGAAAAACTCTACCTCGTGCTCGAAGGCCAGCTCCACGTTGTCGGCGAACTCGACGGCACGCACCAGGAAGAAGTGCTCGGTCCCTACGACAGCTGCCGCTTCGCCCCCGGCGAAAAGCGCCAGCTGGAGAACCGCGGCAACCGGCCGGTGCTCGTGGCGCTCGTGATGCCGAACGCGCCGCCGGCCCCCTGA
- a CDS encoding LacI family DNA-binding transcriptional regulator encodes MNTSPPASPVTIRDVARAAGVHVSTVSRALSPDKRSLISDEVLRVVEEAAQRLGYRPNRAASALRTGRTHTIGVLVPDITNAVFPPILQGIEASAAARGYFVFVTNVVDPALARPVLERMLAQRVDGVILATATRDDPLVDFVAKAGMTAVLVNRADETGRLPAVVSDDRLAMKLAVDHLVGLGHKRIAHLAGPQNIPTGVGRRLGVEQALRDHRMKPFRVVECASYSREAGAAAMRQMLQAGAAPQAVVCCNDLVALGAYDALREAGLRVPEHISITGHNDMPLVDMVDPPLTTIRLPHRELGWRAAEMLFSEIDGQAMSASTVVLRPELVVRQSTGAPAGR; translated from the coding sequence ATGAACACCAGCCCACCCGCCTCTCCCGTCACCATTCGCGACGTTGCCCGCGCCGCCGGCGTGCATGTGTCCACCGTGTCGCGCGCGCTGAGCCCCGACAAGCGGTCGCTCATCAGCGACGAAGTGCTGCGCGTGGTGGAGGAGGCGGCGCAGCGACTTGGCTACCGGCCCAACCGCGCGGCCTCGGCCCTGCGCACCGGCCGCACGCACACCATCGGCGTGCTGGTGCCGGACATCACGAACGCCGTGTTCCCGCCCATCCTGCAGGGCATCGAGGCCAGCGCCGCGGCGCGCGGCTATTTCGTGTTCGTCACCAACGTGGTCGACCCCGCGCTCGCACGGCCGGTGCTCGAACGCATGCTGGCCCAGCGTGTGGACGGCGTGATCCTGGCCACCGCGACGCGCGACGATCCGCTGGTCGATTTCGTCGCCAAGGCCGGCATGACGGCGGTGCTGGTCAACCGCGCCGATGAAACCGGCCGGCTGCCCGCGGTGGTGAGCGACGACAGGCTCGCGATGAAGCTCGCGGTGGATCACCTCGTGGGGCTCGGCCACAAGCGCATCGCGCACCTCGCCGGGCCGCAGAACATCCCCACTGGCGTGGGCCGCCGCCTGGGCGTGGAGCAGGCGCTGCGCGACCACCGCATGAAGCCGTTCCGCGTGGTCGAGTGCGCCAGCTACAGCCGCGAGGCCGGCGCGGCCGCGATGCGGCAGATGCTCCAGGCCGGGGCCGCGCCGCAGGCCGTGGTGTGCTGCAACGACCTGGTGGCGCTCGGCGCCTACGACGCGCTGCGCGAGGCGGGCCTGCGCGTGCCCGAGCACATTTCCATCACCGGCCACAACGACATGCCGCTGGTCGACATGGTCGATCCGCCGCTCACCACCATCCGCCTGCCGCACCGCGAACTCGGCTGGCGTGCGGCCGAGATGCTGTTCTCGGAGATCGACGGGCAGGCGATGTCGGCGTCCACGGTGGTGCTCCGGCCCGAACTGGTGGTGCGCCAATCGACGGGCGCGCCGGCAGGGCGCTGA
- a CDS encoding DMT family transporter, whose translation MIQRKTHLDSLAIGLLIACCAFWGLQQILIKTTVAEVPPLWQASIRMAGAVALLWLWCVSRGVPLFERDGTLPGGLLVGLLFAGEFACIYLGLQHTSASRLTVFLYTAPFWVSLLLPRWVPAERLRGLQWLGLAIAFAAVLFAFSEGFAQTSSSQLIGDAMGLAGGMLWGLTTLALRTTRLATASAEKSLFYQVGVTAAVCPVLSLVLGETWSFSYSAWAWTSIGLQTVVGAFASYLTWMWLLRHYPATQMSSFSFLTPLFALVFGVVLLGEPLTLQLMLALAGVAIGIVMVNRRRARP comes from the coding sequence ATGATCCAGCGCAAGACCCACCTCGACTCCCTCGCCATCGGCCTCCTCATCGCATGCTGTGCGTTCTGGGGACTGCAGCAGATCCTCATCAAGACGACGGTGGCCGAGGTGCCGCCGCTCTGGCAGGCATCGATCCGCATGGCGGGCGCCGTGGCGCTGCTGTGGCTGTGGTGCGTGTCGCGGGGCGTGCCGCTTTTCGAGCGCGACGGCACGCTGCCGGGCGGCCTGCTGGTGGGGCTGCTGTTCGCCGGCGAGTTCGCCTGCATCTACCTGGGCCTGCAGCACACCTCGGCCTCGCGGCTCACGGTGTTCCTGTACACCGCGCCATTCTGGGTGTCGCTGCTGCTGCCGCGCTGGGTGCCCGCCGAGCGGCTGCGCGGCCTGCAGTGGCTGGGCCTCGCCATCGCCTTCGCAGCCGTGTTGTTCGCATTCAGCGAGGGCTTTGCGCAGACGAGTTCGAGCCAGCTGATCGGCGACGCCATGGGCCTCGCGGGCGGGATGCTCTGGGGCCTGACCACCCTGGCGCTGCGCACCACGCGGCTTGCCACCGCGAGCGCCGAGAAGTCGTTGTTCTATCAGGTGGGCGTGACCGCCGCCGTCTGCCCTGTGCTGTCGCTCGTGCTCGGCGAAACATGGAGCTTCTCGTATTCGGCCTGGGCCTGGACCTCGATCGGCCTGCAGACCGTGGTCGGCGCGTTTGCGAGCTACCTGACCTGGATGTGGTTGCTGCGGCACTATCCCGCCACGCAGATGTCGTCGTTCAGCTTCCTGACGCCGCTGTTCGCGCTGGTGTTCGGCGTGGTGCTGTTGGGCGAACCGCTCACGCTGCAGCTGATGCTGGCGCTGGCGGGCGTGGCGATCGGCATCGTGATGGTCAACCGGCGGAGGGCACGGCCATGA
- a CDS encoding zinc-binding alcohol dehydrogenase family protein, giving the protein MHTPNTSRALRVNEKAVNLDALQLEAASQPEPAAPPGHAVVQVAAAAVNPSDVKAALGLMPQAVWPRSPGRDFAGTVVSGPAEWIGREVYGSGGDIGITRDGSHARYLVLPEAALRAKPQGISMDEAGAVGVPFVTAYEGFRRSGMPQAGQTVLVLGANGKVGQAAVQLASQAGARVIAVQRRAGAFEGFASGPVDVIDAREHADVGAQVRELTGGRGANIVYNTVGSAYFEAANKAMAKGATQIFIATQERAVPFDIFAFYRGMHTFVGIDSLAMDCIASTAQLDAMRNGFERGTLKPFPVARRFSLDEAMDAYRLVLSGSTDRVVLRP; this is encoded by the coding sequence ATGCACACCCCAAACACTTCCCGCGCACTGCGCGTAAACGAAAAAGCCGTCAACCTCGACGCGCTGCAACTCGAAGCCGCATCGCAACCGGAACCCGCCGCGCCCCCTGGTCACGCCGTGGTGCAAGTCGCCGCTGCCGCGGTGAACCCGAGCGACGTCAAAGCCGCGCTCGGCCTCATGCCACAGGCCGTGTGGCCTCGCAGCCCCGGGCGCGACTTCGCGGGCACCGTGGTGAGCGGTCCCGCCGAGTGGATCGGCCGCGAGGTCTACGGATCGGGCGGCGACATCGGCATCACGCGCGACGGTTCGCATGCACGCTACCTCGTGCTGCCCGAAGCCGCGCTGCGCGCCAAGCCCCAGGGCATCTCGATGGACGAGGCCGGCGCCGTCGGCGTGCCCTTCGTCACCGCCTACGAAGGCTTCCGGCGCAGCGGCATGCCGCAGGCCGGCCAGACGGTGCTGGTGCTCGGCGCCAACGGCAAGGTCGGCCAGGCCGCCGTGCAGCTGGCTTCACAGGCCGGTGCGCGCGTGATCGCGGTGCAGCGCCGCGCCGGAGCTTTCGAAGGGTTTGCCAGCGGGCCCGTGGACGTGATCGATGCGCGCGAGCATGCCGACGTGGGCGCGCAGGTGCGCGAGCTCACCGGCGGGCGCGGCGCGAACATCGTCTACAACACCGTGGGGAGCGCCTACTTCGAGGCTGCCAACAAGGCGATGGCCAAGGGCGCGACGCAGATCTTCATCGCCACGCAGGAGCGCGCCGTGCCCTTCGACATCTTCGCGTTCTACCGGGGCATGCACACCTTCGTGGGCATCGACTCGCTCGCGATGGACTGCATCGCCTCCACCGCGCAGCTCGACGCGATGCGCAATGGCTTCGAGCGCGGCACGCTCAAACCCTTTCCCGTGGCGCGCCGCTTCAGCCTCGACGAAGCCATGGACGCCTACCGGCTGGTGCTTTCGGGCAGCACCGACCGCGTCGTGCTGCGGCCCTGA
- a CDS encoding DUF1127 domain-containing protein, translating into MTAPTHSPFHQRLLHALRSWRRRTAERRRSRADSLHLAGMSDHELRDLGIGRSEVRGVVDRHRI; encoded by the coding sequence GTGACAGCGCCGACGCACTCACCCTTTCACCAACGCCTGCTGCATGCCCTGCGCAGCTGGCGCCGACGCACCGCGGAGCGCCGCCGCAGCCGCGCCGACTCGCTGCACCTGGCGGGCATGAGCGACCATGAGCTGCGCGACCTGGGCATCGGCCGCAGCGAGGTGCGCGGCGTGGTGGACCGCCACCGGATCTGA
- a CDS encoding LysR family transcriptional regulator has protein sequence MRQLNLDQLRTLIAIADLGTFSAAAKALHLAQPTVSLHISELESRLGAPLVVRGNRRVTPTAAGAALVERGRKLLRDTDDAVDAVRRQAEGRTGRVRLGTSTGVVVDLLPQVLEALGASHAGIDVEVSILGSNEAMARLAAGTLDIGLVAVPQPPLRDLVVTPWRDQPMMAFVPQRWKAPRRVTPAWLATQPLIFNDATTHMYRLSMEWFAAAGFAPRARIELNYDAAIRSLVAAGYGAALLPLQQTTDAALNERMQILPITPRLTRRLGIAHRQRATLDGATHSVLQVLTAFRQL, from the coding sequence ATGCGACAACTCAACCTCGACCAACTGCGCACGCTCATCGCCATCGCCGACCTGGGCACTTTCTCGGCGGCGGCCAAGGCGCTGCATCTTGCGCAGCCGACCGTCAGCCTGCACATCAGCGAACTCGAATCGCGACTGGGTGCGCCGCTGGTGGTCCGCGGCAATCGCCGCGTCACGCCCACGGCGGCCGGTGCGGCGCTGGTCGAGCGCGGGCGCAAGCTGCTGCGCGATACCGACGATGCCGTCGACGCGGTCAGGCGCCAGGCCGAAGGCCGCACCGGCCGCGTGCGCCTGGGCACTTCGACCGGCGTGGTGGTCGACCTGCTGCCGCAGGTGCTCGAGGCGCTGGGCGCAAGCCATGCGGGCATCGACGTGGAAGTGAGCATCCTGGGCTCGAACGAAGCCATGGCGCGCCTGGCCGCGGGCACGCTCGACATCGGGCTGGTGGCCGTGCCGCAGCCGCCGCTGCGCGACCTCGTCGTCACGCCGTGGCGCGACCAGCCCATGATGGCCTTCGTGCCGCAGCGCTGGAAGGCGCCCAGGCGCGTCACGCCGGCCTGGCTGGCAACGCAGCCGCTGATCTTCAACGACGCCACCACCCACATGTACCGGCTCTCGATGGAGTGGTTCGCGGCCGCCGGATTCGCGCCGCGCGCGCGCATCGAGCTCAACTACGACGCGGCCATCCGCAGCCTGGTGGCCGCGGGGTACGGCGCGGCGCTGCTGCCACTGCAGCAGACCACCGATGCGGCACTGAACGAGCGCATGCAGATCCTGCCGATCACGCCCAGGCTCACGCGCCGGCTGGGCATTGCGCACCGCCAGCGCGCGACGCTCGACGGCGCCACACACAGCGTGCTGCAGGTGCTGACGGCCTTCCGCCAGCTCTGA
- a CDS encoding tripartite tricarboxylate transporter substrate binding protein, whose amino-acid sequence MKKTFDRSRRQALTMAAALAACAFGGAHAQTAWPGTQAIKLVVPFTAGSGTDIVARLVAEKLGPALGTSVVVDNKPGAGGTLGAAIAAKAPADGYTLLVHSAGHLVNPWIYKGLSYDTMKDFSGITPMASLPNVLVTAPAHFANVQDLVAKAKAKPGSFNYGSAGNGSATHMNAEVFRLAAGVDAQHVPFRGTPEAMTEVMAGRVDWFFAPMVSALPLVKSGRLQALAVGTAKRSPALPDAPTTVEAGVPGSEYLFWVGLFAPAKTPQPVVDRLQSEVAKIMASPELKERLDKLGAEPFTMPSAQFNKFIADETAKAQQVVKAASIKVD is encoded by the coding sequence ATGAAGAAGACATTCGACCGGAGCCGCCGGCAGGCGCTCACGATGGCCGCCGCGCTCGCCGCTTGCGCCTTCGGCGGCGCCCACGCGCAGACCGCATGGCCCGGCACGCAGGCGATCAAGCTGGTGGTGCCTTTCACCGCGGGCAGCGGCACCGACATCGTCGCGCGCCTGGTGGCCGAGAAGCTCGGGCCGGCGCTGGGCACGAGCGTGGTGGTCGACAACAAGCCCGGCGCGGGCGGCACGCTCGGCGCGGCCATCGCGGCCAAGGCACCGGCCGACGGCTACACGCTGCTGGTGCATTCGGCCGGGCACCTGGTGAACCCGTGGATCTACAAGGGCCTGTCGTACGACACGATGAAGGACTTCAGCGGCATCACGCCGATGGCGAGCCTGCCCAACGTGCTGGTCACTGCGCCCGCGCACTTCGCGAACGTGCAGGACCTCGTCGCCAAGGCCAAGGCGAAGCCCGGCAGCTTCAACTACGGCTCGGCAGGCAACGGCTCGGCCACGCACATGAACGCCGAGGTGTTCCGCCTCGCGGCCGGGGTCGATGCGCAGCACGTGCCCTTCCGCGGCACGCCCGAGGCCATGACCGAGGTGATGGCCGGGCGCGTCGACTGGTTCTTCGCACCGATGGTCTCGGCGCTGCCGCTCGTGAAGAGCGGCAGGCTGCAGGCGCTGGCCGTCGGCACCGCGAAGCGCTCGCCCGCGCTGCCCGACGCGCCCACCACGGTGGAAGCCGGCGTGCCGGGTTCCGAGTACCTGTTCTGGGTCGGGCTGTTCGCACCCGCGAAGACGCCGCAGCCGGTGGTGGACCGCCTGCAGTCCGAGGTCGCGAAGATCATGGCCTCGCCCGAACTGAAGGAGCGGCTCGACAAGCTCGGCGCCGAGCCCTTCACCATGCCTTCGGCGCAGTTCAACAAGTTCATCGCCGACGAGACCGCCAAGGCGCAGCAGGTGGTCAAGGCCGCCAGCATCAAGGTCGATTGA
- a CDS encoding 3-keto-5-aminohexanoate cleavage protein, with protein sequence MNAKTLITCAVTGNLVKPEHTPHLPITPVQIADECLAAAEAGAAQVHIHVRHPETGKPSMEVELYREVVDRIRRENRELIINLTTGPGGRYIPSEDDPKIAAPGTTLLPPEKRVEHIALIRPDVCSLDLNTMNSGPDVVMNTPKNVRRMAKVIREAGVKPELEIFDSGDINLALDLIADGTLEGPAMWTFVLGVKYGFAPTPETLLYARNMLPRGAFWSAFGIGRMEFPIVAQAWLMGGHVRVGMEDNIYLEKGVLAESNAQLVAKARDILLSLGGEIANPREARAMLGLPGAGS encoded by the coding sequence GTGAACGCAAAGACACTCATCACCTGCGCGGTCACCGGCAACCTGGTGAAGCCCGAGCACACGCCGCACCTGCCGATCACGCCGGTGCAGATCGCCGACGAATGCCTGGCCGCCGCAGAGGCCGGCGCGGCGCAGGTGCACATCCACGTGCGCCATCCCGAAACCGGCAAGCCTTCGATGGAGGTCGAGCTCTACCGCGAGGTGGTCGACCGAATCCGCCGCGAGAACCGCGAGCTCATCATCAATCTCACGACCGGACCCGGCGGGCGCTACATACCGAGCGAGGACGATCCGAAGATCGCCGCGCCGGGCACCACGCTGCTGCCGCCCGAAAAGCGCGTGGAGCACATCGCGCTCATCAGGCCCGACGTGTGCTCGCTCGATCTCAACACCATGAACTCGGGCCCCGACGTGGTGATGAACACGCCGAAGAACGTGCGCCGCATGGCGAAGGTGATCCGCGAGGCGGGGGTGAAGCCCGAGCTGGAGATCTTCGACTCGGGTGACATCAACCTCGCGCTCGACCTGATCGCCGACGGCACGCTCGAGGGCCCCGCGATGTGGACCTTCGTGCTCGGCGTGAAGTATGGCTTTGCGCCCACGCCCGAGACGCTGCTCTATGCCCGCAACATGCTGCCGCGCGGCGCCTTCTGGAGCGCCTTCGGCATCGGCCGCATGGAGTTTCCGATCGTCGCGCAGGCCTGGCTCATGGGCGGCCATGTGCGCGTGGGCATGGAAGACAACATCTACCTCGAGAAGGGCGTGCTCGCCGAGAGCAACGCACAGCTCGTGGCGAAGGCGCGCGACATTTTGCTGAGCCTGGGCGGCGAGATTGCCAACCCGCGCGAGGCGCGCGCGATGCTGGGCTTGCCTGGCGCGGGGAGCTAG
- a CDS encoding amidohydrolase, with amino-acid sequence MLRTLLSAAMVATLLLPLATHAQPADLVVANAKIATLGAAPATAQAIAVRDGRIVAVGGAGEMRPFTGPNTRTVDAGGRTVIPGLIDSHMHAVRAALSYSTEVNWIGAGTIAEAMARIRSAAARARPGGWLIVAGGWTEQQFAERRRPTMAELQEAAPDHPVYVQLFYEAVVMTPKALDALGVPAGTLPSGMKPAPDGAPGWMTGDIVGISALFDKLPKPTYADNLAGTRAFFGELNRLGITGLVDPGGFSIAPSQYAALFELWREKALTLRVAYSVFAQKPGAELQEFRDLTQMLPMGFGDDMLKFNGLGERVTLAMYNNNFPDASAKDKFYELIKWAAMRRLAVTIHWQENGSVDHLLALYQKLDAEVPIKDLRWSIAHLDDASAETLARMKALGIGWTLQDAMYFQGDRALAVRGEAARRMPPIATALRAGVNVGAGTDAHRVASYNPFVALQWMLDGKTVSGKPMRGPDETPTREQALRLYTAGSAWFSFDEAKRGTLEVGKLADFAILDQDFFTVPLERIGRTVSLMTVVGGRIVYAARPFDATGTSVAVAP; translated from the coding sequence ATGCTGCGCACACTTCTTTCGGCCGCCATGGTGGCCACCCTGCTGCTGCCGCTTGCGACCCATGCACAGCCGGCCGACCTGGTCGTCGCCAACGCGAAGATCGCCACGCTCGGCGCCGCACCGGCCACCGCGCAGGCCATCGCGGTGCGCGACGGCCGCATCGTGGCGGTGGGCGGCGCCGGCGAGATGCGCCCGTTCACGGGCCCGAACACGCGCACCGTCGATGCCGGCGGGCGCACCGTCATCCCGGGCCTGATCGATTCGCACATGCATGCGGTGCGCGCGGCACTGAGCTATTCGACCGAGGTCAACTGGATCGGCGCCGGCACCATTGCCGAAGCCATGGCGCGCATCCGCAGCGCGGCCGCGCGTGCGCGGCCCGGCGGCTGGCTGATCGTGGCGGGGGGCTGGACCGAGCAGCAGTTCGCCGAGCGCCGCCGCCCCACCATGGCGGAGTTGCAGGAGGCCGCGCCGGACCATCCGGTCTATGTGCAGCTCTTCTACGAAGCGGTGGTGATGACACCGAAGGCGCTCGACGCGCTCGGCGTTCCGGCCGGCACGCTGCCTTCCGGCATGAAGCCCGCGCCCGATGGCGCGCCGGGCTGGATGACGGGCGACATCGTCGGCATCTCGGCGCTGTTCGACAAGCTGCCCAAGCCGACCTATGCCGACAACCTGGCCGGCACGCGCGCCTTCTTCGGCGAGCTGAACCGGCTCGGCATCACCGGGCTGGTGGACCCCGGCGGCTTCAGCATCGCGCCGTCGCAGTATGCGGCGCTGTTCGAGCTGTGGCGTGAGAAGGCGCTGACGCTGCGCGTGGCCTACAGCGTGTTCGCGCAGAAGCCGGGCGCCGAGCTGCAGGAGTTTCGCGACCTGACGCAGATGCTGCCGATGGGTTTCGGCGACGACATGCTGAAGTTCAACGGCCTTGGCGAACGCGTGACGCTCGCGATGTACAACAACAATTTTCCCGACGCGTCCGCGAAGGACAAGTTCTACGAGCTCATCAAGTGGGCGGCGATGCGCCGGCTCGCCGTCACCATCCACTGGCAGGAGAACGGCTCGGTCGACCATCTGCTCGCGCTCTACCAGAAGCTCGATGCCGAGGTGCCGATCAAGGACCTGCGATGGTCCATCGCGCACCTCGACGACGCTTCTGCCGAAACACTGGCGCGCATGAAGGCGCTGGGCATCGGCTGGACCCTGCAGGACGCGATGTACTTCCAGGGCGATCGCGCGCTTGCGGTGCGCGGCGAAGCGGCGCGCCGCATGCCGCCGATCGCCACCGCCTTGCGTGCGGGCGTGAACGTGGGCGCGGGCACCGACGCACACCGCGTGGCTTCCTACAACCCCTTCGTTGCGCTGCAGTGGATGCTCGACGGCAAGACGGTGAGCGGCAAGCCGATGCGCGGGCCCGACGAAACCCCGACCCGCGAGCAGGCCTTGCGGCTCTACACGGCGGGCAGTGCCTGGTTCAGCTTCGACGAGGCGAAGCGCGGCACGCTCGAGGTCGGCAAGCTCGCGGACTTCGCGATCCTGGATCAGGATTTCTTCACCGTGCCGCTGGAGCGCATCGGCCGGACGGTGTCGCTGATGACCGTCGTGGGCGGGCGCATCGTCTATGCCGCGCGGCCCTTCGATGCAACTGGCACCTCGGTCGCGGTGGCGCCCTGA
- a CDS encoding dioxygenase, with protein MNIATSPDSVLGFTLEAMARTPDPRLRTVMDALTRHLHAFVQEVKLSEEEFEQALEFIVAIGQATGEKKNEVVLAADILGVSTVVALQNNQDPHGESPAALLGPFWRANSPACALGDNIARSGTPGVPLAVSGTVRNKAGEPVAGATVDVWQASPVGLYENQDPTQEEMNLRGRFTTDAEGRFHFRSVRPAGYPVPTDGPCGVLLRAQQRHPNRPAHLHFMVSKPGHKVLVTQVFADDDENLESDPTFGVTRRLIGRFALAPDGKTATLAYDFQLEPGEMKFPRPPIP; from the coding sequence ATGAACATCGCCACCTCTCCCGATTCGGTCCTCGGCTTCACGCTCGAAGCCATGGCACGCACGCCCGACCCGCGCCTGCGCACCGTGATGGATGCGCTCACGCGCCACCTGCACGCCTTCGTCCAGGAGGTGAAGCTGAGCGAGGAAGAGTTCGAGCAGGCGCTCGAATTCATCGTTGCCATCGGGCAGGCCACGGGCGAGAAGAAGAACGAGGTGGTGCTGGCTGCCGACATCCTCGGCGTGTCCACCGTGGTCGCGCTGCAGAACAACCAGGACCCGCATGGCGAATCGCCGGCCGCGCTGCTCGGGCCGTTCTGGCGCGCGAACTCGCCGGCCTGCGCACTGGGCGACAACATTGCGCGCTCGGGCACGCCGGGCGTTCCGCTGGCGGTGTCGGGCACGGTGCGCAACAAGGCGGGCGAACCGGTCGCGGGCGCCACGGTCGACGTGTGGCAGGCCTCGCCCGTCGGCCTCTATGAAAACCAGGATCCGACGCAGGAAGAGATGAACCTGCGCGGGCGCTTCACGACCGATGCCGAGGGGCGCTTTCATTTCCGCAGCGTGCGCCCGGCGGGCTACCCGGTGCCGACCGACGGGCCCTGCGGCGTGCTGCTGCGCGCGCAGCAGCGCCATCCGAACCGGCCCGCGCACCTGCACTTCATGGTGAGCAAGCCGGGCCACAAGGTGCTGGTCACGCAGGTGTTCGCCGACGACGACGAGAACCTGGAAAGCGACCCGACCTTCGGCGTGACGCGCCGGCTGATCGGCCGCTTCGCGCTCGCACCCGACGGCAAGACCGCGACGCTGGCCTACGACTTCCAGCTGGAACCCGGCGAAATGAAATTTCCCCGCCCCCCGATCCCCTGA
- a CDS encoding glutaminase, translating to MKDTDFQPVLDDIVGTLRPLLGQAGTVASYIPALACIDPRQLGIALRTCDGTEAFAGDAETPFSIQSVSKLFTLTLAMQRSGEALWERIGREPSGNPFNSLVQLENEHGKPRNPFINAGAIAVADRLVSQALQAGGSAKADILALMASLCGEPIAFDDEVARSEAATGFRNVALANFMKSFGKIDNDVAVVLDTYFHQCALRMSCRQLARAAAFLCRDGAHPIDGQAEVTGERQTRRINALMLTCGTYDAAGDVAFSIGLPCKSGVGGGIVAVVPDRLTLCVWSPALDANGNSLLGMKALELFVARTGLSVF from the coding sequence ATGAAGGACACGGACTTCCAACCGGTGCTCGACGACATCGTCGGCACCCTGCGGCCACTGCTCGGGCAGGCCGGCACGGTGGCCAGCTACATCCCCGCGCTGGCCTGCATCGACCCGCGCCAGCTCGGCATTGCGCTGCGCACCTGCGACGGCACCGAGGCTTTTGCCGGCGACGCCGAAACACCGTTCTCGATCCAGAGTGTGTCGAAGCTCTTCACGCTCACGCTGGCCATGCAGCGCTCGGGCGAGGCGCTGTGGGAGCGCATCGGCCGCGAGCCCTCGGGCAATCCGTTCAATTCGCTGGTGCAGCTGGAGAACGAGCACGGCAAGCCGCGCAATCCGTTCATCAATGCGGGTGCCATTGCCGTGGCCGACCGGCTGGTGAGCCAGGCGCTGCAGGCCGGCGGCAGCGCCAAGGCCGACATCCTGGCGTTGATGGCCAGCCTGTGCGGCGAGCCGATCGCGTTCGACGACGAGGTGGCGCGCTCCGAAGCCGCGACGGGGTTCCGCAATGTCGCACTCGCCAATTTCATGAAGAGCTTCGGCAAGATCGACAACGACGTGGCCGTGGTGCTCGACACCTACTTTCACCAGTGCGCGCTGCGCATGAGCTGCCGCCAGCTCGCGCGCGCGGCGGCCTTCCTGTGCCGCGACGGCGCGCATCCGATCGACGGCCAGGCCGAGGTGACCGGTGAGCGGCAGACGCGCCGCATCAACGCGCTGATGCTCACCTGCGGAACCTACGATGCCGCGGGCGACGTGGCGTTTTCGATCGGCCTGCCCTGCAAGAGCGGCGTGGGCGGCGGCATCGTGGCCGTGGTGCCCGACCGGCTCACGCTGTGCGTCTGGTCGCCGGCGCTCGATGCCAACGGCAACTCGCTGCTTGGCATGAAGGCACTGGAGCTTTTTGTCGCACGGACCGGGCTGTCGGTCTTCTGA